Proteins encoded in a region of the Cygnus olor isolate bCygOlo1 chromosome 4, bCygOlo1.pri.v2, whole genome shotgun sequence genome:
- the PPA2 gene encoding inorganic pyrophosphatase 2, mitochondrial isoform X1: MRALPGLGRLLLAARGWGRPPRRCLSAMARYGTEQRGRPNSPDYRLYFKNADGKYISPFHDIPLFAGAKEDKEIPAKRSKTTANEVLFNMIVEVPRWTNAKMEIATEEPLNPIKQDTKKGKLRYVANIFPHKGYIWNYGALPQTWEDPHHKDDITGCCGDNDPIDVCEIGSKVRSSGEIVKVKVLGVLALVDEGETDWKIIAIGVDDPEAQNIHDIDDVRKHKPGYLEATIEWFRLYKVPDGKPENRFAFNGEFKSKDFAVEIIKSTHEYWKALLHKKTDGGTIKCTNVLVNGSPFCCSEEDARSIVQSVRHQCL, from the exons ATGCGTgcgctgccggggctggggcggctgctgctggcggcgcGGGGGTGGGGGCGGCCGCCGCGCCGCTGCCTCAGCGCCATGGCCCGCTACGGCACGGAGCAGCGGGGGCGGCCCAACTCTCCCGATTACCGCCTCTACTTTA AGAATGCAGATGGTAAATATATTTCCCCATTTCATGACATTCCGCTTTTTGCTGGAGCTAAAGAG GATAAAGAGATTCCTGCAAAGAGGTCAAAAACTACAGCAAACGAG GTCCTGTTTAATATGATCGTGGAAGTGCCTCGTTGGACGAACGCAAAAATGGag ATTGCCACCGAGGAGCCGTTGAATCCCATTAAACAAGATACAAAGAAAGGCAAGCTCCGATATGTGGCAAATATCTTTCCTCACAAGGGTTATATATGGAATTATGGTGCCCTCCCTCAG ACCTGGGAAGATCCACACCATAAAGATGACATTACTGGATGCTGTGGGGATAATGATCCTATTGATGTTTGTGAGATCGGTTCAAAG gTTCGTTCTTCTGGTGAGATTGTTAAAGTGAAGGTGTTGGGTGTTTTAGCTCTGGTTGATGAAGGAGAGACAGATTGGAAGATAATTGCCATCGGTGTGGATGACCCGGAAGCCCAGAATATCCACG ATATTGATGATGTCAGGAAGCACAAGCCGGGTTACCTTGAGGCTACGATCGAGTGGTTCCGGTTATATAAAGTTCCTGATGGTAAACCAGAAAATCGGTTTGCTTTTAATGGAGAATTTAAAAGCAAG GATTTTGCTGTTGAAATTATTAAATCCACTCATGAATACTGGAAAGCTTTGCTTCATAAAAAAACTGATGGAGGTACTATTAAATG cacgAATGTTCTGGTGAATGGCAGCCCATTTTGTTGCAGTGAGGAGGATGCCCGATCAATTGTGCAGTCGGTAAG
- the PPA2 gene encoding inorganic pyrophosphatase 2, mitochondrial isoform X4: MRALPGLGRLLLAARGWGRPPRRCLSAMARYGTEQRGRPNSPDYRLYFKNADGKYISPFHDIPLFAGAKEDKEIPAKRSKTTANEVLFNMIVEVPRWTNAKMETWEDPHHKDDITGCCGDNDPIDVCEIGSKVRSSGEIVKVKVLGVLALVDEGETDWKIIAIGVDDPEAQNIHDIDDVRKHKPGYLEATIEWFRLYKVPDGKPENRFAFNGEFKSKDFAVEIIKSTHEYWKALLHKKTDGGTIKCTNVLVNGSPFCCSEEDARSIVQSAPVPVNGDPVSPEVDSWYFFPK, translated from the exons ATGCGTgcgctgccggggctggggcggctgctgctggcggcgcGGGGGTGGGGGCGGCCGCCGCGCCGCTGCCTCAGCGCCATGGCCCGCTACGGCACGGAGCAGCGGGGGCGGCCCAACTCTCCCGATTACCGCCTCTACTTTA AGAATGCAGATGGTAAATATATTTCCCCATTTCATGACATTCCGCTTTTTGCTGGAGCTAAAGAG GATAAAGAGATTCCTGCAAAGAGGTCAAAAACTACAGCAAACGAG GTCCTGTTTAATATGATCGTGGAAGTGCCTCGTTGGACGAACGCAAAAATGGag ACCTGGGAAGATCCACACCATAAAGATGACATTACTGGATGCTGTGGGGATAATGATCCTATTGATGTTTGTGAGATCGGTTCAAAG gTTCGTTCTTCTGGTGAGATTGTTAAAGTGAAGGTGTTGGGTGTTTTAGCTCTGGTTGATGAAGGAGAGACAGATTGGAAGATAATTGCCATCGGTGTGGATGACCCGGAAGCCCAGAATATCCACG ATATTGATGATGTCAGGAAGCACAAGCCGGGTTACCTTGAGGCTACGATCGAGTGGTTCCGGTTATATAAAGTTCCTGATGGTAAACCAGAAAATCGGTTTGCTTTTAATGGAGAATTTAAAAGCAAG GATTTTGCTGTTGAAATTATTAAATCCACTCATGAATACTGGAAAGCTTTGCTTCATAAAAAAACTGATGGAGGTACTATTAAATG cacgAATGTTCTGGTGAATGGCAGCCCATTTTGTTGCAGTGAGGAGGATGCCCGATCAATTGTGCAGTCG